A single genomic interval of Nitrospirota bacterium harbors:
- a CDS encoding sulfite exporter TauE/SafE family protein gives MEWWLAYIAIGVAAGLLAGLLGVGGGIVVVPGLAVVFEAQGVSARYLMPLALGTSLATIVFTSLASLRAHHARTAVDWSIVRQLTPGVVFGALVGASLAARLSSDVLTVVFAVFLWIAATHLLLDTPVPRGGASPGWLGWSVAGGIIGSVSGVVGIGGGTLSVPLLTWCRVRLHEAIGTAAAAGFPLALAGAFGYFANGLAFNDLPRHSTGFVHLPAVLGVALASVVTAPLGAKLAHRLPTDRLQQFFALFLYVVGGKLVYPLWAA, from the coding sequence GTGGAATGGTGGCTGGCGTACATCGCGATCGGCGTGGCCGCCGGTCTCCTAGCCGGGCTGTTGGGCGTTGGCGGCGGGATCGTGGTGGTGCCGGGGTTGGCGGTTGTCTTCGAGGCGCAGGGCGTCTCCGCGCGGTACCTGATGCCGCTCGCGCTCGGCACCTCTCTCGCCACGATCGTCTTTACCTCGCTGGCCAGTTTACGGGCTCACCACGCACGCACTGCCGTGGATTGGTCGATCGTGCGGCAGCTCACCCCGGGGGTGGTCTTCGGGGCGCTGGTTGGCGCGTCGCTTGCGGCGCGGCTCTCGTCCGACGTCTTAACCGTGGTGTTTGCGGTGTTCCTCTGGATTGCGGCCACCCATCTGCTCCTCGACACCCCGGTACCGCGCGGCGGGGCGTCGCCCGGTTGGCTCGGCTGGTCCGTTGCGGGCGGCATCATTGGCAGCGTCTCGGGCGTGGTGGGAATCGGAGGTGGGACATTGTCCGTACCCTTGCTGACCTGGTGCCGGGTACGGTTACACGAGGCCATCGGGACCGCGGCGGCGGCCGGCTTCCCCCTCGCGTTGGCCGGGGCGTTCGGTTACTTCGCCAACGGTCTGGCGTTCAACGACCTGCCCCGTCACAGCACCGGGTTCGTGCATCTCCCCGCGGTCCTCGGCGTGGCGTTGGCGAGCGTCGTGACGGCTCCGTTGGGTGCCAAACTCGCCCATCGGCTTCCCACGGATCGGCTGCAGCAGTTCTTTGCCTTGTTCCTGTATGTGGTTGGCGGGAAGCTTGTTTACCCGCTTTGGGCCGCGTGA